DNA sequence from the Pichia kudriavzevii chromosome 4, complete sequence genome:
TCTCTCCTTGCCCTCAATATCATGCTCGCTTATCTGCTCGGCTTCGTCATTAAAAGCATCTTtaactttttgtttctcacggtttttcttctttcccCCACTGGCTTCGTCGTATACGGCCCGTTTGTTTGCTTGTATAGCTTCAACTCTGGCTGACTTAAGCGCCTTTATCTTCTCAAGTATCCCCTGACTTGTCCTTTGGTCAGTCATTGTTCTTTGAGTATGAATtggaaaggaaaaaaaaagaaaacattcaatgaaattgaaaatggaggCTCGAagaaaaacaggaaaaCTAAAGTTCCCCTTTATCACCATTGACTCTAGTTGATAACAAACGTTATAGACACAATAAAGATTTTATAAACTACAAAGTGGATGGTTACGGAACACGGATACTTTTTGCACGTTGACGTTCACTTGGAGTCAATGCCCATTCAATTCCTGAATCAGGATCGTCCAACGCAATGacctcttcttcttcaattgtcGCAACAACCATTAcaatttgttgaactttGACAAATTTGGCCCGTAAACCATAattgaattttgaaaactcGCTTATGATAGTATTGACATCCTGTTCTAATTTATAGGCACCTATGTGGTTGACCTTCTTTTCGAGCTGCCAAATTCTTGCTTCCAGCAACTCAGATGctaaatcaacaattttttcaattaaaATACTACAAATTGGGTTGGCTAGAGTCGTCACAAAAGGAATTATGATTGAGTTCCAGTTTTTAATAAAAGTATTCACTAAATTCTCCTCATTCGCTGGCTTGTTTGTGTATACTTGTTCACCCTCATTAGCATTGTCCTTATCTAGTTCGACGACGAAGTATTGACCATCTTCCACTGTCATATAATAGTTATTCATCAGCGCTTTGTTTAACAACCTAACAATTCGAGCCTTAATCACCTTGTCGAACATTACTTTCAAGTTCTTGTTAACTATGGAATCCTTGCGCTCGATGAAACCAGTAGGGATACTTTGCAAAATTCCTTCAATCTTCAAACTGATGCTCTCAGTTGTCGGTACCTCTATATTGAAATCAGTATCGTAATTATTGGTATGCGGATCTAGTGACTTTCTGACCGATTGTAACTCTTGATCTTCGACTATCAACAGAGAACGTCCTTGGAAATTTCCCATGCATGACTCCACcatctttttcaagtaGTCCGATAAAACTTCAATTGTATTGAGATAGACGACGACCTTCTTTATATCTGTATCGTCACCAATAAGATAAGACTGAACATCATCCTCCCCTGTCATGGTATAAGAAATAGCTGCATTGAGGGACCTCATGAACATAGCACCAGTATTGGCAATATCGGAAGCGGAAACATTCAGTGAACCACCCGCCACTGGGGTACCACTTCTAGATCTAGGGCTACTGGCAACTGAATCGGAAAACAACTTTTCCGCAAGCGGATTTTGCTGTTGGtgtattttttgtaaaGTCTCTTTGCTCAATAAGCTTGAATTAGATTTGAGGTTCACAGAACCAAGTCGCTGTTGGATAATATTCATAAAATCATTCAGCAGAACCCTTTTTATGTTGGAAATCATATTTTTAACAGAAGATAACTCGCCCGTAGCCAAGACTTCCATCATTATGGTATTTAGTACAACAATAATGTCATCAGCAAGAGAGGAAATGGGTGGCTCCTCAGGTATGAGAGCATATAGGTCATGAGATGATGAGTGTTCGACCTTTTTATAAACTAAGgtcaaaaatttcaaacagTTCGAAAGGTGAGGAATAAAGCTGGAAATCGTCTCAAGTTTGCATGCCTTCTCTAATGTTCTTCTGATAATATATGTACATGCCGtatcaaattgattgacAATATCATTATGAATCCGTATGCCAAATGATGAAAGGATCAGGGGTGTTGGATAAACAACCTTATCCTTGTCAGTATCTAAAAACTCATTCCAGAGcacaacaaaaaatttggaatacATAGACCAATGGTTCATCATGGTAGAAAGTTCATCGGTAACTTGTGATATTTCTATCAGCTCAACCGATTCACTGTCTTCAACATCCATATCTTCTTGAtcactttcactttcaGCAGcatttttgtatatttctttgattaaAATAGGATAATCATAGTTTCTTACATCACTCAATAATCTATCGAG
Encoded proteins:
- a CDS encoding uncharacterized protein (PKUD0D01530; similar to Saccharomyces cerevisiae YPR105C (COG4); ancestral locus Anc_3.419); this translates as MTSNGKQRKHDENSDNVLVRDQLNSLENTLRTATNLQQLSKLLNDIAQEKAAIDEDLEKIESKSVMHHQSAVRSAELARVDLSSTLNQSRSLKSIMENANSLSYKITERVRVLDSAKSQLKTVKDYIDNVKALKSELSRASDAIERKDWLIASRSISVMLQLPEGLIDDPYVEFKVPTSQLEDLPSDILQRWINELEHIFINEFNCAASNRDVDKLTYFFQLFPLIGRAKVGLKCYSKFICGIISEQSRTIIRNVHNQQPKPELYSQLLFRLYQTISGILVQHSKVIKSYYGKNVVNSILKDIQIECDLQSNLIIETYCDSKQLDRLLSDVRNYDYPILIKEIYKNAAESESDQEDMDVEDSESVELIEISQVTDELSTMMNHWSMYSKFFVVLWNEFLDTDKDKVVYPTPLILSSFGIRIHNDIVNQFDTACTYIIRRTLEKACKLETISSFIPHLSNCLKFLTLVYKKVEHSSSHDLYALIPEEPPISSLADDIIVVLNTIMMEVLATGELSSVKNMISNIKRVLLNDFMNIIQQRLGSVNLKSNSSLLSKETLQKIHQQQNPLAEKLFSDSVASSPRSRSGTPVAGGSLNVSASDIANTGAMFMRSLNAAISYTMTGEDDVQSYLIGDDTDIKKVVVYLNTIEVLSDYLKKMVESCMGNFQGRSLLIVEDQELQSVRKSLDPHTNNYDTDFNIEVPTTESISLKIEGILQSIPTGFIERKDSIVNKNLKVMFDKVIKARIVRLLNKALMNNYYMTVEDGQYFVVELDKDNANEGEQVYTNKPANEENLVNTFIKNWNSIIIPFVTTLANPICSILIEKIVDLASELLEARIWQLEKKVNHIGAYKLEQDVNTIISEFSKFNYGLRAKFVKVQQIVMVVATIEEEEVIALDDPDSGIEWALTPSERQRAKSIRVP